The proteins below come from a single Schistosoma mansoni, WGS project CABG00000000 data, supercontig 0147, strain Puerto Rico, whole genome shotgun sequence genomic window:
- a CDS encoding MAPk, putative, which produces PSNILLHSDCLVKLCDFGLACSLKGRSKCEKVNGKINCKTLPPALTEFVATCWNRVPEDLLSSMS; this is translated from the coding sequence CCATCAAATATTCTTCTGCATTCTGACTGTTTAGTGAAGTTGTGTGATTTCGGTTTAGCATGTTCTTTGAAAGGTCGAAGTAAATGTGAAAAGGTTAATGGTAAAATCAACTGTAAAACATTACCTCCTGCATTGACTGAATTTGTAGCAACATGTTGGAATCGTGTTCCAGAAGATCTTTTATCATCCATGTCATGA